A stretch of the Gemmatimonadota bacterium genome encodes the following:
- the dnaJ gene encoding molecular chaperone DnaJ, producing the protein MAAAKKDYYQVLGVGEKATPGELKKAYRRLAKQFHPDANGGDRKASDRFKEVGEAYSVLSDPAKRKQYDQMRRLGAFGLGRGRDPAGRGSGPGTQTDTGFSFEDLQGGFGNISDLFSTLFDNIGKREPSGVKKGGREKGDNVEYVVEIPFLMAVRGGKVSIEVSITEDCATCSGVGAKPGTDPHTCKECKGTGDISFGHGGFAVKRPCPACFGRGMIPETPCSSCDGRGTVRQQRKLQINVPVGVDTGAKVRLSGQGERGKSGGKAGDLIITFKVQPDRFFTREGLDIHVTIPINIVQATLGSKIKVRTASGRKVVLRIPKGTQSGTKFRIRGQGIRKANRVGDQLVEVEVSVPDELTDDEQRAMEEFAEASGLRH; encoded by the coding sequence ATGGCCGCTGCGAAGAAGGACTACTACCAGGTCCTCGGAGTCGGTGAGAAGGCGACGCCAGGCGAGCTAAAGAAAGCATATCGCAGGCTCGCCAAGCAGTTCCATCCGGACGCCAACGGTGGCGATCGCAAGGCCTCCGATCGTTTCAAGGAGGTCGGCGAGGCGTATTCGGTCCTGAGCGATCCCGCCAAGCGGAAGCAGTACGATCAGATGCGTCGTCTTGGCGCGTTCGGTTTGGGTCGCGGCCGCGACCCGGCGGGGCGTGGCTCCGGTCCTGGGACGCAGACTGACACGGGGTTCTCGTTCGAGGACCTTCAGGGCGGCTTCGGCAACATCTCGGATCTGTTCAGCACCCTCTTCGACAACATCGGCAAGAGGGAGCCTTCCGGCGTGAAGAAAGGCGGACGTGAGAAGGGGGACAACGTCGAGTACGTCGTGGAGATCCCATTCCTCATGGCGGTGCGGGGTGGCAAGGTTTCGATCGAGGTCTCGATCACCGAGGACTGTGCGACGTGCAGCGGCGTGGGCGCCAAGCCTGGCACCGACCCCCATACTTGCAAGGAATGCAAGGGCACCGGTGACATCTCCTTCGGTCACGGGGGATTCGCGGTCAAGCGTCCGTGCCCGGCGTGCTTCGGGCGTGGCATGATCCCTGAGACTCCCTGCTCCTCGTGTGATGGACGTGGAACCGTCCGTCAGCAGCGGAAGCTGCAGATCAACGTGCCGGTTGGCGTCGACACTGGGGCGAAGGTCCGGCTGTCGGGGCAGGGGGAGCGCGGGAAGTCGGGCGGCAAGGCGGGAGACTTGATCATCACCTTCAAGGTGCAGCCGGATCGCTTCTTCACGCGGGAGGGACTCGACATCCACGTGACGATCCCCATCAACATCGTTCAAGCCACCCTGGGGTCGAAGATCAAGGTTCGGACCGCGAGCGGGAGGAAGGTCGTGCTCCGTATACCGAAGGGGACGCAGTCCGGCACGAAGTTCCGCATCCGCGGACAAGGTATCAGGAAGGCCAACCGGGTGGGGGATCAGCTCGTGGAAGTCGAGGTCTCGGTCCCGGACGAGCTGACAGATGATGAGCAAAGGGCGATGGAAGAGTTTGCCGAGGCCAGCGGCCTGCGACACTGA
- a CDS encoding YbaB/EbfC family nucleoid-associated protein: MDNIQQLMQLGQQMQAKMTELQKALEARRVSASSGGGMVTVTVDGKGSVKQVQIDPTCVDSRDVEMLEDLVLAAVSEAQVKAQGEYEQELKKVTGGLPMNIPGLAKLF, encoded by the coding sequence ATGGACAACATTCAGCAGCTCATGCAGCTCGGCCAGCAGATGCAGGCCAAGATGACGGAACTTCAGAAGGCCTTGGAGGCCAGGAGGGTGTCGGCGTCCTCCGGCGGCGGAATGGTGACCGTCACAGTGGACGGGAAGGGCTCCGTGAAGCAGGTGCAGATCGATCCGACCTGTGTCGACTCCCGCGACGTGGAGATGCTCGAGGACCTCGTCCTGGCTGCGGTGAGCGAGGCTCAGGTCAAGGCTCAGGGCGAGTATGAGCAGGAGCTGAAGAAGGTCACCGGCGGGCTTCCCATGAACATCCCAGGCCTAGCGAAGCTCTTCTGA
- a CDS encoding CinA family nicotinamide mononucleotide deamidase-related protein, whose translation MNASGVHACVVSVGNELLFGETVDTNSAWMGRALASRGITIVRRYTVADVAEEIRYAVREAAGIADLVLVSGGLGPTSDDITRQTVAELIGAPLEVDQVLLQSLRELFEARGYGELPAPNVSQAEVPRGARVLHNPRGTAPGLAIRFSETWVVLLPGVPRELRAIFRGELSDFLEVEFRDRALPVSHRTVHTTGVPESRLAELIEGAFARAPAISELAPDVSVAYLPDLRGVDLRLTAHGIPAEAAQAQLDHVLARLEPVVDPWRFRATSGDIVESVSEALRGRSMRLATAESCTAGLMAKRITDLPGASDVYVGGVVAYDDAVKEALLQVPEELLSTHGAVSGPVAIQMARGVARRLGAAVGVAVTGIAGPGGGTDEKPVGTVWLAVSRPGSTTSEHARFVGDRHAVRERAAQAAFALLLRSLQA comes from the coding sequence GTGAACGCGTCGGGCGTCCACGCCTGCGTCGTTTCGGTCGGCAACGAGCTGCTCTTCGGCGAAACGGTCGACACCAACTCGGCGTGGATGGGTCGAGCTCTTGCGTCCCGTGGAATCACGATCGTCCGCAGGTATACGGTCGCGGATGTCGCCGAGGAGATCCGATATGCCGTGCGGGAGGCCGCCGGCATCGCGGACCTCGTGCTTGTCTCAGGGGGGCTGGGCCCGACCTCGGATGACATCACGCGGCAGACCGTGGCGGAGTTGATCGGTGCACCGCTTGAAGTGGACCAGGTCTTACTGCAGAGTCTGCGCGAGCTGTTCGAGGCTCGTGGATACGGGGAGCTACCGGCCCCGAACGTCTCACAGGCCGAAGTACCGAGGGGAGCGCGGGTCCTACACAACCCGCGGGGAACCGCGCCGGGCCTCGCGATACGGTTTTCAGAGACCTGGGTCGTGCTGCTCCCGGGCGTGCCTCGGGAGTTGCGCGCGATCTTCCGGGGGGAGTTGAGCGATTTCCTCGAGGTCGAGTTTCGGGACCGCGCGCTCCCGGTCTCCCACCGAACGGTCCATACGACCGGAGTCCCCGAGTCCCGCCTCGCTGAGTTGATCGAGGGGGCCTTCGCCCGGGCTCCCGCCATCTCAGAGCTCGCCCCTGACGTGTCGGTCGCGTACTTGCCGGATTTGCGAGGGGTCGATCTGCGGCTCACGGCACATGGGATACCCGCCGAGGCTGCCCAAGCCCAGTTGGATCATGTGCTCGCTCGCCTGGAGCCGGTCGTGGACCCGTGGCGTTTTCGCGCCACGAGCGGTGATATCGTAGAGTCGGTCTCGGAGGCGCTGAGGGGTCGAAGCATGCGCTTGGCCACCGCCGAGAGTTGCACGGCCGGCTTGATGGCCAAGCGGATTACAGACCTCCCCGGGGCGTCCGACGTCTACGTCGGTGGGGTCGTCGCATACGACGACGCGGTCAAGGAAGCCCTGCTCCAGGTCCCGGAGGAGCTGCTGTCGACGCACGGGGCCGTCTCGGGGCCTGTCGCGATTCAGATGGCGAGGGGTGTCGCGCGGCGGCTCGGCGCGGCCGTTGGCGTCGCCGTAACGGGTATCGCGGGACCAGGTGGCGGGACCGATGAGAAGCCCGTCGGTACTGTTTGGCTCGCGGTCTCGCGTCCCGGTAGCACGACCAGTGAGCACGCCCGCTTCGTAGGGGATCGCCACGCGGTGCGAGAGCGGGCCGCTCAGGCGGCCTTCGCGCTTCTGCTCCGAAGCCTGCAAGCTTAG
- the recR gene encoding recombination protein RecR: MSVIERLTGDFARLPGIGPKTALRLVHHLMKGSKEDTRRLARSLVDLADRVRRCDVCGNFSEHELCEVCSNPRRDGTVLCVVEEAYEVGAIERTGQYRGLFHVLGGRLSPLDGVGPDELNLLPLLERIRQSEGEIQEIIIATNASVEGEATAVYLDQEIRPMGPRVTRLARGIPVGSDLEYLDGMTIAQALAGRREMSI, encoded by the coding sequence ATGTCGGTGATCGAACGGCTCACCGGCGACTTCGCGCGGCTTCCCGGTATTGGGCCCAAGACTGCGCTCCGTCTGGTTCATCATCTCATGAAGGGCTCGAAGGAGGACACGCGGCGGCTTGCTCGGTCCTTGGTTGACCTCGCGGACCGGGTTCGCCGGTGCGACGTGTGCGGAAACTTCTCCGAGCATGAGCTCTGCGAAGTGTGTTCGAATCCTCGGAGGGATGGCACCGTACTGTGTGTCGTGGAGGAGGCGTACGAGGTGGGCGCGATCGAGCGCACTGGGCAGTATCGCGGGCTCTTCCACGTTCTCGGTGGGCGCCTTTCTCCCCTGGACGGCGTGGGGCCCGACGAGTTGAATCTGCTTCCCTTGCTGGAGCGGATTCGTCAATCTGAGGGAGAGATTCAGGAGATCATCATCGCTACGAACGCTTCGGTGGAAGGAGAAGCAACGGCGGTGTATCTGGACCAGGAAATCCGCCCGATGGGACCGCGCGTGACGAGGCTCGCGCGTGGCATCCCTGTTGGGAGCGACCTGGAGTACTTAGACGGCATGACGATCGCCCAGGCGCTCGCCGGACGGCGGGAGATGTCGATTTGA
- the pgsA gene encoding CDP-diacylglycerol--glycerol-3-phosphate 3-phosphatidyltransferase, whose product MSENRLTLPNVITLARIAVCPVVFFMALSPTMTVRFGAFVLFVVAGLSDIWDGYLARRYDQITDTGKLLDPIADKLLLFVTFTAFFVISHRGSDGDLIPWWGPMPVWVLVVIFGREIFITIFRGYAVGRGVVIAAGKSGKQKALSQALFIGGLLLWYPLRMLSESRVWDDEGLYGYWETLHTGWVGVTLALALILTIYSMLDYLWSYRSLVGIRS is encoded by the coding sequence TTGTCCGAGAACCGCCTCACGCTCCCCAACGTCATCACATTGGCCAGAATCGCCGTGTGTCCGGTGGTCTTCTTCATGGCCTTGTCGCCGACGATGACGGTTCGGTTCGGCGCGTTCGTGCTCTTCGTGGTTGCGGGTCTCTCCGACATCTGGGACGGGTACCTGGCGCGCCGATACGACCAGATCACGGACACCGGCAAGCTGCTCGATCCCATAGCGGACAAGCTTTTACTCTTTGTCACGTTCACCGCGTTCTTCGTCATATCCCACCGAGGCTCGGACGGCGATCTGATCCCGTGGTGGGGTCCAATGCCCGTGTGGGTGTTGGTGGTCATTTTTGGGCGGGAAATCTTCATCACGATCTTCCGTGGCTACGCAGTGGGGCGAGGTGTGGTGATCGCTGCCGGCAAGTCGGGGAAACAGAAGGCGCTGTCGCAGGCATTGTTCATCGGCGGCCTGCTGCTCTGGTATCCGCTGCGCATGCTGTCGGAGTCTCGGGTGTGGGACGACGAGGGCCTGTATGGCTACTGGGAGACGCTGCACACCGGGTGGGTCGGCGTCACGCTTGCGCTCGCTCTCATCCTGACGATCTATTCGATGCTGGACTACCTGTGGTCGTACCGGTCTCTGGTCGGAATCAGGAGCTAA
- a CDS encoding gliding-motility protein MglA, whose translation MSMINYASREINCKIVYYGTGLGGKTTNLEYIYSRVNPDTKGKMISLATETDRTLFFDFLPIDLGEVRGFKTRFHLYTVPGQVYYNASRRLILKGVDGLVFVGDSQATRAEANIESMHNLYENLETYGYDLKTIPFAIQYNKRDMPNVLSPKELRAQINPMGVPDFEGVAIEGKGVFETLSCVSKMVIKALA comes from the coding sequence ATGTCGATGATCAACTACGCCTCGCGCGAGATCAACTGCAAGATCGTCTACTACGGCACCGGTCTCGGTGGCAAGACGACGAACTTGGAGTACATCTACTCCCGGGTGAATCCCGATACCAAGGGAAAGATGATCTCTCTCGCAACGGAGACCGACCGCACGCTCTTCTTCGACTTCCTCCCCATCGACCTGGGTGAGGTGCGCGGCTTCAAGACTCGTTTCCACCTCTACACCGTTCCGGGGCAGGTCTACTACAACGCCAGCCGTCGCCTGATCTTGAAGGGTGTCGACGGGCTGGTGTTCGTAGGCGATTCGCAGGCCACGAGGGCCGAGGCGAACATCGAGTCCATGCACAATCTGTACGAGAACCTCGAGACCTATGGATACGACCTGAAGACGATTCCCTTCGCGATCCAATACAACAAGCGAGACATGCCGAACGTGCTCTCTCCCAAAGAGCTCCGGGCCCAGATCAACCCAATGGGGGTGCCGGACTTCGAGGGTGTCGCGATCGAAGGGAAGGGGGTCTTTGAGACCCTGTCGTGCGTGAGCAAGATGGTCATCAAAGCGCTCGCCTGA
- a CDS encoding nucleotide exchange factor GrpE — MTDAVSNTDDIEPAEGDEIIDDDDAGQTDDSNLHDPLEGFDESDEDDTADGDVSPDGAVAGAEDGAHSEDDGDAEALALQAEFDELNDRHLRLAAEFNNFRRRTEQQRLESWTRAQADLVEKFLDVLDDLHRVADLDLSNATVEGIMEGIDLVERKFVRVIADSGMEMIDPVGDAFDPERMEAMMRVPTENEEEDDVVAQVFQKGYTLKGVLVRPARVSVHKHS; from the coding sequence ATGACGGATGCCGTATCGAACACGGATGACATCGAGCCCGCCGAGGGCGACGAGATCATCGATGATGATGACGCCGGCCAAACGGACGACTCCAATCTTCACGACCCGCTCGAGGGGTTCGACGAGTCGGATGAGGACGACACGGCGGACGGCGACGTGTCGCCGGACGGGGCGGTTGCGGGGGCGGAAGATGGTGCGCATTCCGAGGACGACGGTGACGCCGAAGCGCTCGCGCTGCAGGCAGAATTCGATGAACTGAACGACCGACACCTCCGGCTCGCGGCGGAGTTCAATAACTTCCGCCGCCGGACCGAGCAGCAGCGGCTGGAATCGTGGACGCGGGCGCAGGCGGATCTGGTCGAGAAGTTTCTGGACGTTTTGGACGACCTTCATCGGGTCGCCGACCTCGACCTGAGCAATGCAACGGTCGAGGGGATCATGGAGGGCATCGACCTTGTGGAACGGAAATTCGTGCGGGTCATAGCGGATTCGGGCATGGAGATGATCGATCCTGTCGGCGACGCGTTCGACCCGGAACGCATGGAGGCGATGATGCGTGTCCCCACGGAGAACGAAGAAGAGGATGATGTCGTCGCACAGGTGTTTCAGAAGGGGTATACGCTCAAGGGCGTTCTCGTCCGGCCAGCCCGGGTGAGCGTTCACAAGCACAGCTAG